The sequence AACAGAAAAAATGTCCGCTTTAGGCGAATTAGTTGCTGGAGTTGCTCATGAAATCAATAATCCTGTCAGTTTTATTGATGGTAATCTAGAATTTTTAGAAGAAAATACATCCGATATCATCAAGCATTTACGACTTTATCAAAATCACTACCCCAACCCACATTCTGAAATTTTAAAAGATGCAGAAGATATTGAGTTAGGTATCTTAATTGAAGATATACCTCAGATTATTTCTTCTATGAAAATAGGAGTAGAGCGTATTGGTAATATCAGTAATAGTTTGCGAAGTTTCTCTCGTACTGATTGTTCGTTAAAAGTCGCTTGTGATATTCATGAAGGTATTGACAGCACTTTAATGATTCTCAAGCATCGCTTGAAAGCTAGCAATAAAAGACCAGAAATTAAAGTAGTCAAAGATTATGCAGAACTACCTTTAGTTTATTGCTATTCCGGTCAATTAAATCAAGTATTTATGAATATTATTTCTAATTCTATAGATGCTTTAGATGAATATAACAGCCACTTTTCTTATGAAGAGAAAAAGAAAAATCCTCACCAGATTTTGATTAAAACCAAATTCGATTTAGATAGCGATATAGTTACTATTTATTTTAAAGACAATGGTCCTGGAATACCAGAAGATATTTTCAAAAGTATATTTGAACAATTTTTTACGACAAAAAGCGTAGGAAAAGGAACCGGATTGGGATTATCGATAAGCAGGCAGATTATAGAAGAAAAGCATCAGGGTAAATTAAGCTGTAATTCTTCTCCTGGAGAAGGTACAGAATTTACTATTAAACTCCCGGTTGAATAAGTCGAACCAAAAAATAATCCCATTGCTAATATTTTCAAATATCTTCAATCATTGATTTTCAAAATTGGTTATATTGCGAAATAGAATAATAATTACTTATTGATACTTACTTTTTAACAGCTATATTTTATTTTTTGAGTTCTTTGCTCAACTTTGCAGCCTCGCAATCATATTACTATTACAGCAACAGGTAACAGGGGTAATATTGAAATTAATACCAATACTCTTTTGGCGCTACAAAACAGCGGTATTACCGCAAATGTCGAGATATATTTCACAATAAAGTAATTATTTATGGATAAATAGTTTTGCTGGAAACGTAGCTATTAATTATCAAGGTATATTTGGTATTCAACAGCGACAACAATTTACTCTTCAAAGCGATATTACTGCAAGCTCTGAGTTGGGTGCTTCTTTTAGTAATGTTGCTGAACTTAATACTCCAGGTATCAATCCTAATCAAGGTGTAAATAAGTTACCTTAGAAAAATTACTGATTTGAGTTCTATCAAGAATCTTTTCAATAGTTTAAGTGATTTTATGGGATGAAATATCATTAAGGTGGGGTTATGCTAGTGGCGCGAGCTATCATTTAACATTTATCTCAAATTATCTCAGCCTTACAGATAGTCATGAATGCATCTAAATATTGAAAGCAATGAATATAAGAAAAAAGCTTTTCAAAACAGCTATTTTAAGTTTGTTATTAGGAATTAGCACGGCATTAATCATTACAATATTTTCCCCCGTATCGGCACAGGAGAATATAAAAATTAGCGTTAATCAAAATTCTTTGACTGCAAAAAAACAAGCTAGCAATCCTCAAAGGCTATTTGAAAGAGGCAAAACTCTATTTGAAGCAGCAAGGTTTTCGGAAGCCGTTGAAACTTGGCGTGATGCTGCTGTTGGTTTTGAACGTCAGGGAGATAAAATCAAACAAGGTTGGAGTTTAAGCCTTGTTTCCCTGGCTTGGCAAAATTTAGGAGAATTAGAAAAGGCACAAACAGCTATCGATAAAAGCTTGACGCTGCTGCAAAATCAAAAAGGTAATACTGAAGCTTTAGCAGTTGCTCTTAATAACAAAGGAAGTATAAAAATGAAGATGGGGCAAGCAAACGCCGCCCTAGAAGCCTGGAAACAAGCCGAGGGCATTTACAATAAGCTAGATGATAGTGCTGGGGTAATAGGTACTCAAATCAACCAAGCTCAAGCATTACAAGCAATGGGATTTTACCGGCGATCGCAAAAGTTGTTAGAGTCGATAAATCAAAGTTTGCTTCCCCAACCAGATTCTCAACTAAAGGCTCAAGGTTTACAAAGTTTGGGTGTCGCTCTGCAACTGGTGGGAGATTTAAGTAAGTCTGAGGAAGCTTTAAAGGAAAGTTTAGCTATATCTCAAAAACTTTCCCTCGATACCAGCAGCATTTTATTTAGTTTGGGAAATACAGCTAGGGATTTAAAGCAAACCCAAGCAGCTTTTGCATATTATCAACAAGCAGCAGCTAACCCGAAAAATCCTTTAATACAAGCTGAAGCCCAACTCAATCAACTGAGTTTACATATTCAACAGTCTCAATGGCAGCAAGCTGTTAATTTATTACCATCAATTCAATCTCAGCTAGATAAGCTTCCCCCTAGTCGCAGTTCGATTTATGCACTAGTTAACTTTGGTAAAAGCCTTTCTAAATTAATGCAGTCTCCCGTTGCTACAGCTTCCCTAAATCAAGATTCAGCCAAGGTTTTAGCCAGCGCTATCAAACAAGCAGAAACCCTCGAAGACTTACGCGCTCAAGCATACGGTTTAACTCAATTAGGAAACTTATACGAACAAACTTTGCAGCTAAATGAAGCTTTAAGCCTTTCGCGAAAAGCTTTACAAATAGCCCAAAATGCCAACGCTTCCGATATTACTTATCAAGCAGCTTGGCAAGTAGGAAGAATTCTTAAAACACAAGGAAGAAATCAAGAAGCAATTTCTGCCTATGATTCTTCTATCAAAGTTCTTAAAACTCTACGTAGCGACTTAGTAGCCATTAATCGAGATGTACAATTCGACTTCCAAGAAAGTGTTGAACCAGTTTACCGCGAATTCGTAGACTTGTTATTACAACCCGCATCTTCTCTTAATAAAGAAAAAAACAAAGGAATTTCCCAAAAAAATCTTAAACTTGCCCGTAATACCCTCGAAGCATTACAGCTAGCCGAGCTAGATAACTTCTTCCGAGAAGCTTGTCTCGACGCAAAACCAGAGCAAATCGATCAAATTGACAAAACAGCAGCAGTCATTTACCCAATTATTTTAAATAACCGTTTAGAAGTCATCGCATCAATTCCCGGCAAACCCCTAACCAGCTACCAAACTAATTTACCCCAAGCAAAAATAGAAGCAACGATTAGACAGTTACGATTTTCATTAAATCCTGCTTTCTCCCAACAGCAAAGGTTAAAAACATATCAGCAAGCATACAACTGGTTAGTTAAACCAATCGAAACAGACTTAGCAGCAAACAACATCAAAACTTTGGCATTCGTATTAGATGGCTCCATGAGAAACATCCCAATGGCTGCTTTATACGATGGTAAACAATACTTAGTCGAAAAATATAGCGTCGCTTTATCACCGGGATTGCAGCTAATGCAAGCACGACAGCTAAAAGGTGATAATCTTAATGTAATTGCAGCAGGTTTAAGCGAAGCCCGTCAAGGATTCAAAGCTTTACCGGGCGTTAAATCTGAAGTTAAAAATATATCTTCTCAAGTAAAATCAACTCTACTTGTCAACGAAAACTTTACCGATAAAAATCTCGCTAAAAGCATCAAATCAACACCATTTTCAGTTTTACATTTAGCCACCCACGGACAATTTAGCAGCAACTCTAGAGATACTTTTATACTTACCTGGGATGGAAAAATGAACGTCAAACAACTCAGCGAATTCCTTCGCTTACGAGACGTTTCCGATTCCGAGCCAGTAGAATTAATGGTACTCAGCGCTTGTCAAACTGCAAAAGGCGACAAAAGAGCCATATTAGGATTAGCAGGAGTCGCAGTACGTTCTGGCGCACGCAGTACTTTAGCTACATTGTGGGCAGTTAAAGACGAATCCACATCTAAATTTATGGTTGAATTTTACAAACAACTTAATCAACCAGGAATTAGTAAAGCCGAAGCTTTGCGACAAACTCAAATAATATTCCTCAAAGACAAACAATTTACCCATCCCTTTTTCTGGGCACCATTTATATTAGTTGGAAATTGGATTTAGCGGTTAGGAGGTGGAAATTATTACCTTCCATCTCCCCATCTGTTTAATGTTGACACATTAAAGCGCTTGGCTAAGCTGCTACGGATTTAACTTATATATTTATTTGGCATTGATTAGTAGCTACAACTCTTGTCCCTTCTTCCCTATTGAGTTTAAAATCCTGAAACATCTCTTTTGCAAGGGTTTAAAAATTTTTACTCATATTATTAACGTTATACAGTTATTCTTTCCCTTCTGCCTTCTGCCTTAAAACGACCATTTAATAACATACCAAGTGCTGAAGAACCTGTATTGTAATCGATTACTGATAATATACAAAGCGCCTTTATCAGTGATTTAACCTATAAAAAATATAACTATTAATCCTGGCTAAATTTGATACAAATATCGCTATTAAAAAGTGATAGATTTGGTAAATCATCAAGCGTAAATCTTTTAATCTTGTAGAATATTTATCTTTAATCGTTTGTTTCATATAGATAATC comes from Rivularia sp. PCC 7116 and encodes:
- a CDS encoding response regulator is translated as MNYLEQAIILIVDDNPTNLKVLSGAIADSGWEILVATDGESAVEQAEYAKPDLILLDVMMPGIDGFETCNRLKQNPATHEIPIIFMTALADTVDKVKGLSLGAVDYITKPFQTEEVLARVNVHLKIHFLNEQLAQQKNNLEIRVEQRTEELKTALSELQESQLQLVQTEKMSALGELVAGVAHEINNPVSFIDGNLEFLEENTSDIIKHLRLYQNHYPNPHSEILKDAEDIELGILIEDIPQIISSMKIGVERIGNISNSLRSFSRTDCSLKVACDIHEGIDSTLMILKHRLKASNKRPEIKVVKDYAELPLVYCYSGQLNQVFMNIISNSIDALDEYNSHFSYEEKKKNPHQILIKTKFDLDSDIVTIYFKDNGPGIPEDIFKSIFEQFFTTKSVGKGTGLGLSISRQIIEEKHQGKLSCNSSPGEGTEFTIKLPVE
- a CDS encoding CHAT domain-containing protein, whose translation is MNIRKKLFKTAILSLLLGISTALIITIFSPVSAQENIKISVNQNSLTAKKQASNPQRLFERGKTLFEAARFSEAVETWRDAAVGFERQGDKIKQGWSLSLVSLAWQNLGELEKAQTAIDKSLTLLQNQKGNTEALAVALNNKGSIKMKMGQANAALEAWKQAEGIYNKLDDSAGVIGTQINQAQALQAMGFYRRSQKLLESINQSLLPQPDSQLKAQGLQSLGVALQLVGDLSKSEEALKESLAISQKLSLDTSSILFSLGNTARDLKQTQAAFAYYQQAAANPKNPLIQAEAQLNQLSLHIQQSQWQQAVNLLPSIQSQLDKLPPSRSSIYALVNFGKSLSKLMQSPVATASLNQDSAKVLASAIKQAETLEDLRAQAYGLTQLGNLYEQTLQLNEALSLSRKALQIAQNANASDITYQAAWQVGRILKTQGRNQEAISAYDSSIKVLKTLRSDLVAINRDVQFDFQESVEPVYREFVDLLLQPASSLNKEKNKGISQKNLKLARNTLEALQLAELDNFFREACLDAKPEQIDQIDKTAAVIYPIILNNRLEVIASIPGKPLTSYQTNLPQAKIEATIRQLRFSLNPAFSQQQRLKTYQQAYNWLVKPIETDLAANNIKTLAFVLDGSMRNIPMAALYDGKQYLVEKYSVALSPGLQLMQARQLKGDNLNVIAAGLSEARQGFKALPGVKSEVKNISSQVKSTLLVNENFTDKNLAKSIKSTPFSVLHLATHGQFSSNSRDTFILTWDGKMNVKQLSEFLRLRDVSDSEPVELMVLSACQTAKGDKRAILGLAGVAVRSGARSTLATLWAVKDESTSKFMVEFYKQLNQPGISKAEALRQTQIIFLKDKQFTHPFFWAPFILVGNWI